The sequence AGAGTCGGGAGCTACGCAGAAGAGCAGCACCATAGCTGGTTTCCATGGACCAGATGGCTAATATCACCGGAGCTTCCACTCCGAATTTCTCCTCAACCTGTTGCAGGAGCTCTCCATACACCCCTGCCATGATGCGCCCATCATCAACGGATCTTGGATTCACACGAGCATCGAGGTAGTCCCATATTTCTGTGGTAAATTCAGGTTGATATGCAGCTTTTTCAAGTATGGTTGCATCCGGTGCTGTGACACCGGCAAAGGCACGCTTATAGGTATCCTGGGTAATCCCCTTTTTTGCCGCTTCTAAATAGAAAGAATCGAGAAATTCCGTAAAAGACTGGTGCTCAATGGGCACCGCAACTGCCATCCCTGTTAAACTGCCAAGAAGGCAGCAACAGAGAAGACAAGCAGTGATGAGTAATCTCCTCAAGCTACCTTTCCTACTCCAAACCCCTGTTACTGAAATAGTGTTTTGCGACTGCATATACTCTTTTTCCAGATATAGTATTTTTTATCATTCAACCTGTTGCCTGAACACCATAGCCATGACTCGCAGATTGGACAATAAAAAACAGTACCTACCTCAACTCCTGGTGCCTGAAACAATCAGTTGTATGATCGTTTACCATACCGATGGCCTGCATAAATGCATAACAAATGGTTCCCCCGACAAACGTAAAACCTCGTTGTTTAAGCTCCTTACAAAGCAAATCAGACAGAGGGGTTGAAGGAGGGATGTCAACAAGTCTCTTCCAGTTGTTTTGAATAACCTTTCCGTCCACCAAACTCCAGAGAAGCTCATCCAGGGTCTCGCCCTTTTCCAGCATTGCAAGATAACACCTGGCGTTATTGACAAAAGCATTCACTTTCAGCTTGTTACGGACAATGCCTGTATCCTGGAGCAATGTACTGATTTTTGTGTCATTATAGAGAGCAATTTTTTCAGCATCAAAATAATCAAACGCCTGGCGGTAATTCTCTCTCTTCTTTAGAATGGTTATCCAGCTCAGACCTGCTTGAGCACCTTCCAGGCATAAAAATTCAAACAGCTCACGCTCATTATGCAGTGGGACCCCCCACTCCTTATCATGATACTCCTGGTACAGTGAATTATCAGTGCACCAGCCACATCTTTTCTTCATCTTTCTTCACTCCTTTGAACCTTATCCCCTGCATCAATAAAACGATGAGTACGAAAACCGCCAGCAATTCCTCACATGATACGTTATTATAGCACTATGGAGCATTCCGGTTACGGCCGAATCATCGAGCATACCATTTATAGAAGATTACAGCCCACTGCTACTCTATTACGGAATCGAAAACCCTATAAAAACGAAAAGACCATGACTACATTCTATCAGCAGTTCCAGTCCCCCGCAGGCCTGATCCATATCGTCGCAAACGACACTCATTTAAAGGCCATCACCTTTAGCTCCAGTTGGGAGCAGGTGCAAAAATCGGTGAGTGATATTAAAAATGAAAGCAATGCAATTACAGACAACACACGCATCCAGCTTCTGGAATACTTTGCCGGAACACGTAGGGATTTTGATTTACCCATAGCACTGCATGGAACGGAATTTCAAAAACGAGCCTGGCATGCTCTTCTCACCATTCCCTACGGAGAAACCCGCTCCTATTCTGAGCAAGCAATACTTATCGGGAATCCCAATGCGGTAAGGGCAGTTGGCAGAACCAACGGTCTGAATCCCATTGGCATCGTTGTCCCTTGTCATCGGGTAATTGGCAAATCCGGAAAATTAACGGGTTATGCGGCCGGGCTTGAAGTGAAGAGGTTCCTGTTGAATCTGGAAAGAGCCAGGTAACCCTCAGCCACTGCATACAATTTATACACCCATAGCATATTCGTGTATATT comes from Desulfocapsa sulfexigens DSM 10523 and encodes:
- a CDS encoding DNA-3-methyladenine glycosylase I, producing MKKRCGWCTDNSLYQEYHDKEWGVPLHNERELFEFLCLEGAQAGLSWITILKKRENYRQAFDYFDAEKIALYNDTKISTLLQDTGIVRNKLKVNAFVNNARCYLAMLEKGETLDELLWSLVDGKVIQNNWKRLVDIPPSTPLSDLLCKELKQRGFTFVGGTICYAFMQAIGMVNDHTTDCFRHQELR
- a CDS encoding methylated-DNA--[protein]-cysteine S-methyltransferase — its product is MTTFYQQFQSPAGLIHIVANDTHLKAITFSSSWEQVQKSVSDIKNESNAITDNTRIQLLEYFAGTRRDFDLPIALHGTEFQKRAWHALLTIPYGETRSYSEQAILIGNPNAVRAVGRTNGLNPIGIVVPCHRVIGKSGKLTGYAAGLEVKRFLLNLERAR